The Streptomyces sp. DH-12 genome has a window encoding:
- a CDS encoding oxidoreductase translates to MSTTGATADPLAALGNLPGVADSVESVRKAVDRVYGHRVMRRRSNEITSEAALRGARGSAALSGADWALEEVRRRSDFSGDDEARTVGAALRLTAEAGQLLSIWRQSPLRVLARLHLVAAADKAEQVGRPRQAGEPVDEPLIDLPLPGAGEMHGRLEGLAGVVIAGGSAPALVTAAVVHGELLALRPFTSHNGLVARTAERIVLVGSGLDPKSVCPAEVGHAELGQDAYLKALEGYMSGTPEGMAAWIAHCGRAVELGARESTAVCEALQRGAA, encoded by the coding sequence ATGAGTACGACGGGCGCGACCGCCGATCCCCTCGCGGCACTGGGCAACCTGCCCGGTGTGGCCGACTCCGTGGAGTCCGTGCGCAAGGCCGTGGACCGGGTCTACGGGCACCGGGTCATGCGGCGGCGCAGCAACGAGATCACTTCCGAGGCGGCCCTGCGCGGCGCCCGGGGTTCGGCGGCGCTGTCCGGCGCGGACTGGGCCCTGGAGGAGGTGCGGCGGCGCAGCGACTTCAGCGGTGACGACGAGGCGCGCACCGTGGGCGCGGCGCTGCGGCTGACCGCCGAGGCGGGCCAGTTGCTGTCGATCTGGCGGCAGTCGCCGCTGCGGGTGCTGGCGCGGCTGCACCTGGTCGCCGCGGCCGACAAGGCCGAGCAGGTGGGCCGGCCCCGGCAGGCGGGCGAACCGGTCGACGAGCCCCTGATCGACCTGCCCCTGCCGGGTGCCGGGGAGATGCACGGCCGCCTGGAGGGGCTGGCCGGGGTCGTCATCGCGGGCGGTTCGGCGCCGGCGCTGGTCACGGCCGCCGTGGTGCACGGCGAGCTGCTGGCGCTGCGTCCCTTCACGTCCCACAACGGCCTGGTCGCGCGTACGGCCGAGCGGATCGTCCTGGTCGGCAGCGGACTCGACCCGAAGTCGGTGTGCCCCGCCGAGGTCGGACACGCCGAGCTGGGGCAGGACGCCTATCTGAAGGCGCTGGAGGGCTACATGTCCGGCACGCCCGAAGGCATGGCCGCCTGGATCGCCCACTGCGGGCGCGCGGTCGAACTGGGCGCGCGCGAGTCGACGGCGGTGTGCGAGGCGCTCCAGCGCGGAGCCGCCTGA
- a CDS encoding ATP-binding protein produces MKIAFVGKGGSGKTTLSSLFIRHLAAEGAPVVAVDADINQHLGAALGLDETEAAALPAMGEHLRLIKDYLRGSNPRIASADTMIKTTPPGEGSRLLRVQEDNPLYDACARPVGLEGGAVRLMVTGPFTDADLGVACYHSKTGAVELCLNHLVDGPDEYVVVDMTAGSDSFASGMFTRFDMTFLVAEPTRKGVSVYRQYKEYARDFGVALKVVGNKVQGPDDVGFLRAEAGDDLLVTVGHSDWVRAMEKGRPPRFHSLEESNRLALRALRAAADATYEQRDWERYTRQMVHFHLKNAQSWGNERTGADLAAQVDPGFVLGESVTAGA; encoded by the coding sequence ATGAAAATTGCTTTCGTTGGGAAGGGCGGGAGCGGAAAGACGACCCTGTCCTCCCTGTTCATCCGCCATCTCGCGGCCGAGGGCGCCCCGGTCGTCGCCGTCGACGCCGACATCAACCAGCACCTCGGGGCCGCGCTGGGCCTGGACGAGACCGAGGCCGCCGCCCTCCCCGCGATGGGCGAGCACCTCCGCCTGATCAAGGACTACCTGCGCGGCAGCAACCCGCGCATCGCGTCCGCCGACACGATGATCAAGACGACCCCGCCCGGCGAGGGCTCCCGGCTGCTGCGGGTGCAGGAGGACAACCCGCTCTACGACGCGTGCGCCCGCCCGGTGGGCCTGGAGGGCGGTGCCGTCCGTCTGATGGTCACCGGTCCCTTCACCGACGCCGACCTGGGAGTGGCCTGCTATCACTCCAAGACGGGAGCCGTGGAGCTCTGTCTGAACCACCTGGTGGACGGCCCCGACGAGTACGTCGTGGTCGACATGACGGCCGGATCGGACTCCTTCGCCTCCGGCATGTTCACCCGCTTCGACATGACGTTCCTCGTCGCCGAGCCGACCCGGAAGGGCGTCTCCGTCTACCGCCAGTACAAGGAGTACGCCCGCGACTTCGGCGTGGCGCTCAAGGTCGTCGGCAACAAGGTGCAGGGGCCGGACGACGTCGGCTTCCTCCGCGCGGAGGCCGGGGACGACCTGCTGGTGACCGTGGGCCACTCGGACTGGGTCCGGGCCATGGAGAAGGGCCGCCCGCCCCGCTTCCACAGCCTGGAGGAGTCCAACCGGCTCGCCCTGCGCGCGCTGCGCGCCGCCGCTGACGCGACGTACGAACAGCGGGACTGGGAGCGGTACACGCGCCAGATGGTGCACTTCCACCTCAAGAACGCCCAGTCGTGGGGGAACGAGCGCACCGGGGCCGACCTGGCGGCGCAGGTCGACCCCGGCTTCGTGCTCGGCGAGAGCGTCACCGCCGGCGCCTGA